DNA from Microvirga ossetica:
GACTAAAAGAAGCGTCTTGCCAGCCAACTCCGTGGCATCGAAACTGTTACGATAGTTCCACTCGGACCGCCGTGTCTTGGCGTCATAAGTGAGCGTCCGCTTGGCAAGGGACAGAATGAGCATCATCGTATGCTCGGCCACGGATTGGGAGTTAACATCACCGACAACGGCCAGCGGGATTCCACGCTTGTTCAAGGCCGCAATGTCCACCGCGTCGAATCCAACGCCGTGCCGTGATACGATCTTCAAACGGGGCGCTGCATTGATCACGGCCGCCGGCATTGGCTGGGTCCGGATGAGTACGGCATCCGCATGCTCAACAAGAGGGGAATAGGACTCGGTTGAGACCTCCTCAACCAGATCGAACGTCACGCCGGACGCCGACCGCAGGAGGGCCAGACCCGCATCGTGGATGCGCCCGGCGACGAGTACATGGGGCATGTCAGTATCCTCCCGTGGCGGTTGCGGCAGGCGACGATTCCTGGTCGGCGATCAGCTTGCGAGCCGTGGCAACACTTGCCTGAGCCGCGCCGGCTAACAGCCGCACGTCATTTGAGATGGTGACAAGATCGAATCCCCAGCCAATAGCTTTCGCGGCATAGGTCGGGGTGCCATTGTGGAGGCAAGCGCGGATTCCGGCCTTATGGGCCTTGTGCAGAATGGTCTGAATGACCTCGACGACCTCGGGCTCCTCACGGTCAAACCCGGTCGGGTAGCGTCGTCCCGTCAAACTTAGCGTCAGATCGGCGGGCCCAATATAGACACCATCGAGACCAGGCGTTGACACGATGTCATCAAGATTGGCGACAGCATCGGCCGTCTCAATCATGGCGAAGCACAGAACCTCGGCGTCCGCGTGCTGACCATAATCGGCGCCTGCCGAGAAATTGGCCCGTGTTGGACCGAAGCTCCGCACGCCATGGGGAGGATAGCGGACGTAAGAGACCAGACGCTCGGCCTCCTCGCGTGTGTTGATCATCGGGCAGATCACGCCGTAGGCACCGGCATCCAAGGATTTCATGATTGCCGCCGGATCGAGCCAAGGCACCCTGACAAGCGGGGTGACGGCACTCGCCCGCATCGCTTGAAGCATGGTGGTGGCGACCTCGTAGCCAACGAGCCCGTGTTGAAGATCGATCGTGATCGAGTCGTAACCCTGCGCGGCCATGATCTCGGCCGTGAAGGGACACGCAATGGACAACCATCCGTTGATCACTGGCTTGCCCGCGCTCCACTGCGCGCGAATTCCGTTGGGTAGCATGTTGCCTCGCCGCGTTAGACCACAATCTGGGATAGTTTGACGTTGAGGAAATCGAGAATTCCTTCCGATCCGCCTTCGCGCCCCATCCCGCTCAACTTGATCCCGCCAAAGGGCGCTTCGGCTGCGGCAAGAGCGAAGCTGTTGACACCCACCATGCCGGACTCAATCCGCGACACCGCCTCTCGCATGCGGGCCGGATCACGGGTGAAGACGTACGCAGACAAGCCGAAATCGCCCGCATTGGCCCGCTGGAACACCTCGTCCTTGTCCGAGAAGGGAGTGATCGCCGCGACGGGCCCGAAATTCTCCTGCGCGAGAGCCATAGCCTCATCGGGAAGGCCGGAGATCACTGTCGGTTCGAAGAAGAAGCCCTTATTTTGGCCCTGCGGTCGCCCGCCTCCAGTCTCAATGCGTCCACCGCGCTTCTTTGCATCGGCAACGATCCCCTCGATCGCGTCAATGCGGCGCTGGTTGATCAGAGGTCCCATTTGGGATGCCTCATCGAGGCCATGTCCCAATTTGAGGGAACTCGCCCGTTTCGTGAATCCGGATACAAACGCGTCGTGCAGAGACTCATGAATATAGAAGCGATCTGGTGTGACACAGACCTGTCCGGCATTTGCGAATTTGGTTGGAACCGCCAGATCAAGCACCGTGTCGACGTGGGCATCGTCGAACACGATCATCGGTGCATTACCACCGAGTTCCATGCTGACCCGCTTCATTGTCGCGGCAGCATCCCGGATCATCTGCTGCCCGACTGCCGTGGATCCGGTAAGCGTTATCTTACGCACCACGGGCGACGCCATAAGGCGCGTATAGGTTGTCGCCGTCGGTCCGATGACGAGATTTACCACTCCCTGGGGCACACCCGCTTGCCTCAGGCAATCCACCATGATCATTGCGGCCCCAGGAACTTCACTCGACGGGCGTACGATGACGGAACATCCTGCCGCTAAGGCAGGAGCGACCTTGCGCGCAATGAGAACGGCAGGGAAGTTCCAGGCCGTGAATGCAGCGACAACGCCCACGGGCTCATGCAGCACCTCGATGCGCCCGCCGGGCGCCCGGCTTTCAACGATGCGGCCATAGATCCGGCGCGCTTCTTCCGCATTCCAGCGGAACTGGTCGACGGAGAGGGCCCATTCCCGCTTGGCCTGAGCCAGGGGCTTGCCCGCCTCGAGGGTGATTTGGCGTGCCGCCTCTTCTGTTCGCTCCTGCATGCGATCGGCCGCGGCGTGCAAAAGATCCGCCCGCGTCCAGGCCGGGGTTGACCGCCAGCGCTTCAGGGCTCGGTCGGCCGCCGCAATGGCGTCATCCACATCGGCCTCGGCGGCGGCGGGAACCTCCCCGAGGGTCTCCCCGGTGGCCGGATCCACGATGTCCAGGGCGCCGTGCCCGCCGCGAGCACGCCAGTCGCCGTCGATGAACAGGCCGAAATTTTCATACATCAGACGCGATCCCTTGCTTGGCTATGATGTTTGCTGCAACAATCGTTGCAACAGACGCTGAGGAGATTGCTGGCGTAAGCATGCTAACCATAGGACCAGGTGCTCATCTGAGCGCGGTGATGAGCAAAGGACCACCATGTCGGTTTTGGGCTCGGGCAGCTGGGCTTTGCTGGTTCAGCAAGATCCTCTCCCTGTCATCGTTGCGCACAGCGCTTGTACCAACGTCTTTTGCAATTATTATTGCTTATTGATATTTTGCGCAATAAAAATTGTATGTCAAGAGCACAAGGCCCAGGCATTGACGGCTCCGCTTGGGCAGATGAGGACAGTCTGTGAGAGACCATCGGGCAAGACCTGCCCGGCATCCGAGCCGCAAGTCAGGCTGAGCAGCAGGAAGGATCGAGAACCAGTGGCGCCACAGACAAGAAAGAAGAGCGGAGCCAAAATGCCAGGAAAGGACAACCGGCAGACAGACCCGACCCCGAAAAACTATGAGGGGATCGTCAATCTGATTGCCCAGGAATACCCGAACCTGTCCCAAGGGTTCCAGCAGATTGCGCGGTTCTTCACCCAAAACCCGAACGTCATTGCGCTTGAGTCGATTAATGCCATTGCGGCCCAATGCGGCACTCACCCCTCGAGTCTCGTTCGTTTTGCCCAGAACTTTGGCTACTCAGGTTTCAAGGAGCTTCAGGCGGTATTTCAGACCCGTCTGGCGACCGCTGCTCCAGGCTTTCGCGAGCGCTTGAGCGCGCTTGAGAGCGAGTTGTCTCGCAATGAGGAGCGCGGCAACCTTGGCTACTTGCGGCAACTGGTCGTGCGCGACATTGCGGCCCTCCAAGACCTTCTCGAAGGAGTCGCCGAGGAAGAACTCGCGGCTACAGCGCAGCTGCTGGCAAAAGCGGAAACGATCTATATCGCTGGGCAACTCCGGTCAGAGCCGATTGCATCGTTTCTTCGCTATGTTCTGACAATGTTGCGTCGGCGGGTCGTCCTCCTTGATCCAGCCGGCGGCTTAGCTCAGGAAATGGCTGCAACCATATCCGAGCGCGATGTGCTCGTTGCGATCGCCTTCCGACATTATGCAAAGGAGGTTGTGGCGATTTCCGACGTGGCGGTGGGCAGCGGGGCTCCGATCATCGCCATCACCGATAGTCAGTTGTCGCCCCTGGCGAAGGATGCTCGGGTGTTGTTTACGGTCCCGGAGGACGAGTACACGTTCTCGCGCTCACTGGCTGCTCCCATGTGCCTTGTCCAGTGCATTGCGGTGGCAACGGCAGCGCTCCTCCAGCCCAGTCGCGACGAGGCCCCGCGCATTCCAACCGTCACCGGAATAGCCCGTGACAGAAGCACGGAACCCAAGCGGCGCGGAAAGGCTCCGGCCAAGCCGTAATCAGGCAGCGCAGCAATTTTAGCAATTTATCTTGCAGATTTTATTAATCTGCAATAATCTTTTCCGAAACCGGATGCGCTGCCATAAAAGCGCCTGCTGATTGGGAGGAGATTGCATGTCGACCGTTCGCTGCACCATGGCCCAGGCTTTGGTTCGCTATCTGTGCAACCAGTTCACCATCGTCGATGGCGAGCAGGTTCCACTGTTTCCCGGTGTCTTCGCAATCTTCGGACATGGCAACGTTACCTGCCTCTCGGAGGCTTTGGAAGCGGTCCAGGACACCCTGCCGACGTGGCGTGGACAGAACGAACAATCGATGGCGCTCGCCGCTATCGGCTTTGCGAAGGCCAAGCGGCGACGCCAGATCATGGTAGCCGCTACGTCGATCGGACCGGGCGCTCTCAACATGGTAACGGCGGCCGGTGTGGCCCATTCCAACCGGCTCCCGGTTCTGCTTCTCGCCGGCGACACCTTCGTCAACCGCCGGCCTGACCCCGTCATGCAGCAGGTTGAGCATTTCGGCGATCCGACAATCAACGTCAACGACGCGTTCAAGGCCGTCACGCGCTACTGGGATCGGATCGTTCACCCCGAACAACTCATCTCGTCCCTGCCGCAGGCGGTCGCGACCCTGCTTGACCCGGCCGATTGCGGTCCGGCTTTTATCGGTCTGCCCCAGGACGTGCAGGAGATTGCCTGGGATTATCCGACCGCGTTCTTCGAGCCGACCGTCCACACGATCCCGCGCCCCCGGGCGGACCGGGAACGGCTCGCCGAAGCCATCCGACTGCTCAAGTCGGCCAAGCGTCCCTTGATTATTTCCGGTGGCGGAGTGCGCTATTCCGGCGCCGAAGCTGTGCTGGGACGCTTTGCTGAAGAACATGGCATTCCGCTTGCGGAGACGATCGCCGGCAAGGGCGCCGTCACGCACGATCATCCAGCCCATGTTGGGCCGATCGGCATCGTTGGATCGACGTCCGCCAATGCTCTGGCCGCTGAGGCCGACGTGATCCTTGCAGTGGGAACCCGGCTCATGGATTTCACCACGGGCTCGTGGACCTGTTTCTCGCCTGACGCGCGGTTCATCTCCATCAATGCGGCCCGTTACGATGCGACCAAGCACCGTGCCCTAGCCGTTGTCGCCGACGCACGCGAAGCGATCCTGGAACTTGGGGAAGCCGTGCAGGACTGGAAGGCTGATGCGGCCTGGACGGAACGGGGCCGCGTCGAGTTCGCAAGATGGAACTCGATGCTCGACGGCTTCCAGCGTCCGACCAACGATCCAATTCCGACCTACGCCCAGGTTGTGGGCATCGTTAATTCCAAGGCAGGCGAACGGGATCTCCTCATCGCCGCTGCAGGCGGGCTTCCGGGCGAGGTGATGAAGAACTGGCGCGTCAAGGAGCCCAATACCTTTGACTGTGAGTTTGGCTTCTCGTGTATGGGGTACGAGATAGCTGCCGGATGGGGCGCTGCCATGGCGGATCCGACCCGCACGCCGATCGTGATGATCGGTGACGGCACCTACATGATGATGAACTCCGATATCTACTCGTCAGTCTTGGCTGGTCACAAGATGATTATCATCGTGTGTGACAATGGCGGCTATGCGGTCATCAACCGCCTGCAGAATGCCAAAGGCGGCGCATCGTTCAATAATCTGATCCGAGACTGTCGCGTGAAGGAGCCCTTCCCGGTGGACTTTGCAAAGCATGCGGAAGCGATGGGCGCCTTGACGCGACGCGTCGAGAGTTTGGCGGATCTCGGCCAAGCTGTGGATTGGGCACAAACCACCGACCGGACGACCGTCATCACCATTGTCTCGGACGCCTTTACCTGGACCCCTGGTGACGCGTGGTGGGATGTCGGTGTGCCGCAGGTCAGCAGCCGAGACGAGGTGATCGAGGCATCCAAAGCACAGTTGGATGGTCGCAAGCGCCAGCGTGTCGGCGTCTGACTCCACATCTAGGCCAAGATTTGACTGCAGCCTCCGGAGACAACGATGAGAGCCAAGTTGGGAATAGCGCCCATCGCCTGGTCCAATGATGACCTGCCGGAGCTGGGTGGAGACACCAGCCTTCAGACCTGTCTAAGAGAAAGCAGAGAGGCCGGCTTCACAGGTGTGGAGACAGGAGGCAAGTTCCCGAAATCCGCCGCCGAGTTGCGCCCTGAGCTTGAGACGTTCGGCCTTGAACTCGCATCCGGCTGGTACTCCGGCACTGTTCTTGATGCGCCCGACGATCTCGCCGAGGAAAAGGACAAGGTGGCGTCGCAGCTTGAGCTGTTTCGCTCTCTCGGCGCCGCCTGTCTGGCCTACGGTGAGACGGCCGGAACCATTCAAAACAAGCGCAATGCTCCATTGGCCACCCGGCGCCGGCTCTCTGAAGACGAGATCAAGGTCTATGGACGACGTTTGACGCGCTTTGCCGAGCATTGCGCCGATGCTGGCGTGCCGCTGGGCTTCCACCATCATATGGCAACGGCCATTGAGACGGAGCAGGACCTTGACTGGCTGATGAAGCACACCGGCGAGGCCGTGGGTCTGCTGTTTGATGCCGGGCACATGCGCTTTGCCGGCGGCGATGTTCTTCGCGTCATCGACAAGCACGGGAGCCGGATCATTCACGTCCACGCGAAGGATGTCCGTGGCCCTGTCATTGAAGGCCTTGATCGCAACCGCCAATCTTTCCTGGATGCGGTGCTGGAAGGTGCGTTTACGGTTCCCGGTGATGGGGCGATTGATTTCGCAGCTGTGATCCAGCGCCTCGCCGATGTGGGATATGAAGGCTGGTTCGTCGTCGAGGCCGAGCAGGATCCTGCCAAAGCCCCACCTGCAGAGTACGCAAAGATCGGCTACCGCGCCCTGACCGCGGCGCTCACCAAAGCCGGTTACCGCATCGAGGAAGCACCAGTATGACTCAGATGGAAGGAAAGATCGCTGTTGTGACCGGCGGGACGCAAGGCCTTGGAGCTTCCATTGCTGAACTGTTCGCGAAACGCGGGGCATCAGGCATCGTCATCTGCGGCCGGTCGCGCGAGAAGGGAGAAGCGAAGGCACGTGCCATTCAGGAAGAAACCGATGCCCGCGTCGTGTTTGTGCCCGCCGATTTGAGCAGGGTTGATGATTGCCGGGCGGTCATTGCCAAAGTGGACGCCGAGTTCGGACGCGTCGACGCACTTGTCAATGCTGCGGCAATCACGGACCGCGGCACGATCATCGATACGTCACCGGATCTCTTCGACACCATGTTTGCGGTCAACGTGCGAGCTCCCTTCTTTCTGATGCAGGACGCGATCAAGCTCATGCGCCGGGATCACGTTGAGGGCACGATCGTGAATATCTGCTCGATGTCGGCAAAGGCCGGGCAGCCTTTCATCGCGGCGTATTGCGCCTCCAAAGGGGCCCTTGCAACCCTCACCGAGAACACAGCTTACGCCCTTCTCATGAACCGCATCCGCGTCAATGCCCTCAACATTGGCTGGATGGCCAGCGAGGGCGAGGATCGCACTCAGAAGCAGTACCATGACGCCAATCCAAACTGGCTTGCCGAGGCAGCCGCGCGGCAGCCCTTTGGACGCCTGATCGACCCAAAGGAGGTGGCTCGTGCCGTGGCGTTTCTGTCAAGTGACGAGTCAGGCCTGATGACCGGTTCCGTGATCAATTACGATCAATCGATCTGGGGGGCATATGATGCAGCCCCGAGACCAGCTGCCCCTCTCTGACAACTCTGTGATCCTCCGCCTGCCCTGCTGGAATTCTCCAATCTGGCAGGGCCCTTTTTTGCTTGGAGTATCTACTCGGCGGGACTGGGTCCAGGATTCGGTAGCACGGTTGCAAGAACCTCATGAAGCATGGGAACTTTAGCGGACAGGAATGGGACAGAGGCGCTTTGCTATTCCGGTGACGGGAGCTTCAAGTGCGCATGAAGCTATCACTACACACTTCCATTCGAAAGCGTGATCAAAGATTCAGCCAGACGCAAGTGTACGGTCCACTGCAGTCACTCGATGCACTGGACCTCATCCGACCCGTCTACGCCTTTTGCTCTAAGACACGGCTTTCCACTGGCGCTCACGCGATGACTCGACGGCCGTATCGACGATCTTCTGAATCTCATAAGCTTCACGGAAGTCCGGTCCATGATGTTCGCCGCCATCAATGGCTGTCAGGAAATCCGCAACTTCGATTGTTTTCAGATCGTTGAAGCCGAGCTGGTGACCAGGCGCGACGCAGAAGAGGCCATAAGGATGATGTTGAGGGCCGGCTTCGATCTTCAGGAAGCCTTCGTGACGACGGTCGCGGCCGGCCTGGTAGAAGTGCAGCTCATTTAAACGTTCCTGATTGAAGACCAGCGTACCTTTTGTGCCGTTAATCTCAAACCCGAGTTGCATCTTACGGCCGGTCGCGACCCAATTCGCTTCAATCGTGCCACGGCAGCCCCGCGCAAAGCGGACCGTCAGGCGGGCAATATCGTCGACCTCGACCGTGCGTCGCTCGCTGGCTCCGGGGGCGATAGGTCTGCTCTTAACAACGGTTTCGAGATCGGCAATGACCTCGTCAATGGGACCGAGGAGAAAACGTGCCATGCCGATAATGTGGCTGCCGATATCAGCAATGGCGCCTGCACCCCCCGTTGGATCAACACGCCAACTGTAAGGCTCATCCGGATTGGCCATATAGTCTTCGGCATGGATGCCGCGGAAGCCGGTGATTTCTCCGAGTTCACCGCTCGCGATCATTTCACGGGCGAGGCCGAGCAGAGGGTTCTTGATGTAGTTGTAGCCAACCTGGGTGACCACACCAGCTGCTTCGGAAGCCTCCATCATGTCACGGGCCTCTGCCGTGGACGGGGCAAGCGGCTTTTCACAATGAATGTGCTTTCCAGCAGCGATTGCAGCCAAGGCCATCTCACGATGAAAGATGTTGGGTGTTGTGATTGAAACGATACCAATCGCCGGGTCAGCGACAAGATCCTGCCAATTGTCCGTATAGCGCCGGAAGCCGAGCTGGGTGGCCGCACGCTCAGCAGCGGCCTCGTTGACGTCCGCGACGATCTCTAGTTCAGGCCTCAGCCCCGGGAAGGTGCTCGACACGGCCCGGTAGGCAAAGGCATGCGCCTTGCCCATAAAGCCGGTTCCAATGACTCCGATGCCAATCTGGCGCATAGACTTCGTCTCCTTTCAGCCTAGATTTCAGGACCGCGCACAGAAAGGATTCCAATAGATTCAGGATTGAGGGAGGCCGCCAGAGTGGCTCATTGTGACAGCGGCAATGCCGCATGTGGCACCCGCCGCCTGCGCCCCAATCCGTCCCCTCCTGTCGCCAGTTTGCTACGCACCTTCCTTCAATGAAGGAATTACAATGATAATTGCAGAACGTCAATTACCGCACGATTTATTGCGTTATCTAGTTTGCGGGTTGAATGGATACGCCCTGGGGATTGACTCAACCAAGCAAGGATTTGGTCTCAGGCATCCCAGATCCGGACCTTCGGCTTTCAAAGGCACGTCAGCACGCTGGCCTCACATCCTGCCCAGGCATCGGAATTGCGCGATCCGAAGCCTTGCTATCCCGTGACCCTGCTCTCTAGGAACCAGGCGTGAGGCTGCGGCTTTCTCTCGTGTTGAAACGAGCACACCACAGGCGGGAGCGAGTGGCAAAGAGCGAGGCAAGGTGCCGAAGTCGCTGGCTGGGTGGAAAATCCCGAAGAGCCTGCGTAAATCAGGTGTGATCACCCAGTTCCTGAATAACGATCTCGGCCGCAGGATCCTCGCCGACGTTCTGGTTGCCGCAGCAGGGGCCGCCGCAGCCGCCTTGGTGCAGCATCGGCCGAGCGAAGCTCAAGTGGCCCTGGCCGGCGAAGCAGCGCTGGACTCG
Protein-coding regions in this window:
- the iolE gene encoding myo-inosose-2 dehydratase, whose amino-acid sequence is MRAKLGIAPIAWSNDDLPELGGDTSLQTCLRESREAGFTGVETGGKFPKSAAELRPELETFGLELASGWYSGTVLDAPDDLAEEKDKVASQLELFRSLGAACLAYGETAGTIQNKRNAPLATRRRLSEDEIKVYGRRLTRFAEHCADAGVPLGFHHHMATAIETEQDLDWLMKHTGEAVGLLFDAGHMRFAGGDVLRVIDKHGSRIIHVHAKDVRGPVIEGLDRNRQSFLDAVLEGAFTVPGDGAIDFAAVIQRLADVGYEGWFVVEAEQDPAKAPPAEYAKIGYRALTAALTKAGYRIEEAPV
- the iolD gene encoding 3D-(3,5/4)-trihydroxycyclohexane-1,2-dione acylhydrolase (decyclizing) produces the protein MSTVRCTMAQALVRYLCNQFTIVDGEQVPLFPGVFAIFGHGNVTCLSEALEAVQDTLPTWRGQNEQSMALAAIGFAKAKRRRQIMVAATSIGPGALNMVTAAGVAHSNRLPVLLLAGDTFVNRRPDPVMQQVEHFGDPTINVNDAFKAVTRYWDRIVHPEQLISSLPQAVATLLDPADCGPAFIGLPQDVQEIAWDYPTAFFEPTVHTIPRPRADRERLAEAIRLLKSAKRPLIISGGGVRYSGAEAVLGRFAEEHGIPLAETIAGKGAVTHDHPAHVGPIGIVGSTSANALAAEADVILAVGTRLMDFTTGSWTCFSPDARFISINAARYDATKHRALAVVADAREAILELGEAVQDWKADAAWTERGRVEFARWNSMLDGFQRPTNDPIPTYAQVVGIVNSKAGERDLLIAAAGGLPGEVMKNWRVKEPNTFDCEFGFSCMGYEIAAGWGAAMADPTRTPIVMIGDGTYMMMNSDIYSSVLAGHKMIIIVCDNGGYAVINRLQNAKGGASFNNLIRDCRVKEPFPVDFAKHAEAMGALTRRVESLADLGQAVDWAQTTDRTTVITIVSDAFTWTPGDAWWDVGVPQVSSRDEVIEASKAQLDGRKRQRVGV
- a CDS encoding MurR/RpiR family transcriptional regulator, which encodes MSVLGSGSWALLVQQDPLPVIVAHSACTNVFCNYYCLLIFCAIKIVCQEHKAQALTAPLGQMRTVCERPSGKTCPASEPQVRLSSRKDREPVAPQTRKKSGAKMPGKDNRQTDPTPKNYEGIVNLIAQEYPNLSQGFQQIARFFTQNPNVIALESINAIAAQCGTHPSSLVRFAQNFGYSGFKELQAVFQTRLATAAPGFRERLSALESELSRNEERGNLGYLRQLVVRDIAALQDLLEGVAEEELAATAQLLAKAETIYIAGQLRSEPIASFLRYVLTMLRRRVVLLDPAGGLAQEMAATISERDVLVAIAFRHYAKEVVAISDVAVGSGAPIIAITDSQLSPLAKDARVLFTVPEDEYTFSRSLAAPMCLVQCIAVATAALLQPSRDEAPRIPTVTGIARDRSTEPKRRGKAPAKP
- a CDS encoding HpcH/HpaI aldolase family protein; this translates as MLPNGIRAQWSAGKPVINGWLSIACPFTAEIMAAQGYDSITIDLQHGLVGYEVATTMLQAMRASAVTPLVRVPWLDPAAIMKSLDAGAYGVICPMINTREEAERLVSYVRYPPHGVRSFGPTRANFSAGADYGQHADAEVLCFAMIETADAVANLDDIVSTPGLDGVYIGPADLTLSLTGRRYPTGFDREEPEVVEVIQTILHKAHKAGIRACLHNGTPTYAAKAIGWGFDLVTISNDVRLLAGAAQASVATARKLIADQESSPAATATGGY
- a CDS encoding NAD-dependent succinate-semialdehyde dehydrogenase; this translates as MYENFGLFIDGDWRARGGHGALDIVDPATGETLGEVPAAAEADVDDAIAAADRALKRWRSTPAWTRADLLHAAADRMQERTEEAARQITLEAGKPLAQAKREWALSVDQFRWNAEEARRIYGRIVESRAPGGRIEVLHEPVGVVAAFTAWNFPAVLIARKVAPALAAGCSVIVRPSSEVPGAAMIMVDCLRQAGVPQGVVNLVIGPTATTYTRLMASPVVRKITLTGSTAVGQQMIRDAAATMKRVSMELGGNAPMIVFDDAHVDTVLDLAVPTKFANAGQVCVTPDRFYIHESLHDAFVSGFTKRASSLKLGHGLDEASQMGPLINQRRIDAIEGIVADAKKRGGRIETGGGRPQGQNKGFFFEPTVISGLPDEAMALAQENFGPVAAITPFSDKDEVFQRANAGDFGLSAYVFTRDPARMREAVSRIESGMVGVNSFALAAAEAPFGGIKLSGMGREGGSEGILDFLNVKLSQIVV
- a CDS encoding Gfo/Idh/MocA family protein, which encodes MRQIGIGVIGTGFMGKAHAFAYRAVSSTFPGLRPELEIVADVNEAAAERAATQLGFRRYTDNWQDLVADPAIGIVSITTPNIFHREMALAAIAAGKHIHCEKPLAPSTAEARDMMEASEAAGVVTQVGYNYIKNPLLGLAREMIASGELGEITGFRGIHAEDYMANPDEPYSWRVDPTGGAGAIADIGSHIIGMARFLLGPIDEVIADLETVVKSRPIAPGASERRTVEVDDIARLTVRFARGCRGTIEANWVATGRKMQLGFEINGTKGTLVFNQERLNELHFYQAGRDRRHEGFLKIEAGPQHHPYGLFCVAPGHQLGFNDLKTIEVADFLTAIDGGEHHGPDFREAYEIQKIVDTAVESSRERQWKAVS
- a CDS encoding SDR family oxidoreductase: MTQMEGKIAVVTGGTQGLGASIAELFAKRGASGIVICGRSREKGEAKARAIQEETDARVVFVPADLSRVDDCRAVIAKVDAEFGRVDALVNAAAITDRGTIIDTSPDLFDTMFAVNVRAPFFLMQDAIKLMRRDHVEGTIVNICSMSAKAGQPFIAAYCASKGALATLTENTAYALLMNRIRVNALNIGWMASEGEDRTQKQYHDANPNWLAEAAARQPFGRLIDPKEVARAVAFLSSDESGLMTGSVINYDQSIWGAYDAAPRPAAPL